Below is a window of Jiangella alba DNA.
CGCCCTCGTCGTCGACGTGCGGCATGGCGTGGCCCTTGATGGCCAGGTGGGCGGGGTCGGCGGAGGTCAACACCCAGCGGCCGGACGTCGTGATGCCGATCGGCAGCACGTCGTACCGGCGCGGGTCGAGCGCGGCCAGCACGCCCCCGGCCGTGACGCACGAGATCTCGTGCTCGGAGCTACGGCCGCCGAAGACGACGGCGACTCTGATGCGACGGTCCTGCGAGTAGTTCACCGCGCCGACCCTACCGTCCTCAATGCCCGTGTCGTTCGGGCTTGGCCGACCGGGACAGCAGCGACCCCACCATCTCGGCCGGTGTGAGCTCGCCCCGGACCACCCCGGTGACGTGCTGGACGATCGGCATGTCGACGCCGTGGCGGCCGGCGAGGTCGAGGATCGACTCGCACGACTTGACCCCCTCGGCGACCTGCCGGGTGCCGGCGACGATCTCGGCGACCGTCTTGCCGCGGCCCAGCTGCTCGCCGAACGAGCGGTTGCGCGACAGCGGCGACATGCAGGTGGCGGCGAGGTCGCCGAGCCCGGCCAGTCCGGAGAACGTGTACGCGTCGGCGCCGAGCGCGGCGCCCAGCCGCGCGGTCTCGGCCAGCCCCCGCGTGATGACGCTGGCTCGGGCGTTGTCGCCGAAGCCGAGACCGGCGGCGATGCCGACGGCCAGCGCGATGACGTTCTTCACCGCGCCGCCCAGCTCCGCCCCGACGAGGTCGTGGTTGGTGTACGGGCGGAAGTGCGGCGAGTGGCAGGCCCGCTGGATGGCCTTCGCGAGGTCGTCGTCGGCCGCGGCGACGACGCTGGCGGCGGGCTGGCGCTGGGCGATCTCGCGAGCGAGGTTGGGTCCGGAGACGGCGGCGATGCGGCCGGGCCCGGCGCCGGTGACGTCGTCGATGACCTCGCTCATCCGCTTCGCCGTGCCGAGCTCGACCCCCTTCATCAGGCTGACCAGCGCCGCGGACGACGGCAGCGCCGGCGCCCACTCGGACAGGTTGTCGCGCAGCGACTGCGACGGCACCGCCAGCACGACGAGGTCGGTGCCGTGCGCGGCCTCGGCGGGGTCGTGGGTGGCCCGGATCGCCGGCGGCAGCCCGACGCCGGGCAGGTAGTCGGGGTTGGTGTGGGTGGCGTTGATGGCGTCGCACAACTCCGGGCGGCGGCCCCAGATGGTGACGTCGGCGCCGGCGTCGGCGAGCACGAGCGCGAACGCCGTCCCCCACGAGCCGGCCCCGAAGACGGCGGCGCGGGTCACGGCTGCTCCTCCGGCTGCTCTTCCTGGGGCCGCTGCTTCGGGTCGCCGACCGGCGGCAGCCCGACCGCCTTGGGGTCGAACCGCTCGGCCGGCGCGACCTCGCCGCGGATCTGCGCGAGCTGCGCGGTGATGGCCGCCATGATGCGGTCGGTGGCGATGCGCAGCACGGTGGAGTCGACCGGCCGGCCGCGCAGGTCGTCGAGCGGGATCGGCGGCCCGGCGACGACGGACATCGTCTTGCGCGGCAGCAGCCGGATGCGCTTGGAGTACGGCGCCAGCACGTGGTTGGCGCCCCACTGCGCGACCGGGATGACGTCGCAGCCGGTCTCGAGCGCGACCCGCGCGGCGCCGGTCTTGCCGACCATCGGCCAGAGAGCGGGGTCGCGGGAGATGGTGCCCTCGGGGTAGATCGCGACCAGCTCGCCGGCCTTCACGGCGGCGACGGCGGCCCGGTACGCCTGCGAGGCGTCGCGCGACTCGCGGTAGACCGGGATCTGCCCCGCGGCCGTGATGAGCCGGCCGAACACCGGCACGCGGAACACGCCGGACTTCGCGAGGTACCGGGTGGCGCGGCCGTTGTCCCACAGGAAATGCGCGAACGACAGCGGGTCGAAGTGCGAGATGTGGTTCCCCGCGACGATCACCCCGGTGCCGCCCGGCGGAATGTTCTCGCCGCCGCGCCAGTTCTGCCGGGTGAAGGCCATGAGGAACGGACGGATCAGGGTTGCGATGAACTTGAACGCGAACCCCACCCCTGCCGGTCCGTTCGCACTCGGTCCCGCCACGTACCTCTCCCTCCGCCCACGTGAATGCCCGCAGACAGTGTCGCTCCACGGGGGTATGCGAGTCGAACCGGCCACCGGCGCGCCGCGCGCGCCGATGCGCCAGACTGGATCCCGATGACGACACCGCAGCGCTGGACGATCGTGATCCCCGTCAAGCGACCCGAGCACGCCAAGACCCGCCTCGCCGACGCCGTCGGCGAGCACCGCCCGCGGTTCGCCCGCGCGTTCGCCGCCGACACCGTCCAGGCCGCCCTCGACTGCCCGCCGGTAGCCCGCGTCATCGTGGTGACCGACGACGACGAGGCGGCCGCGTCGGCCGTGGCCCTCGGGGCCGAGGTGGTGGCCGACACCCCCGACGCGGGGCTGAACGCGGCGCTGCGCCACGGCGCGGCGGTGGCCCGGTCGGCCGACGCCTCGGCCGCCGTGGCGACGCTCTCCGCCGACCTCCCGGCGCTGCGCCCGGCCGAACTGGCGCGCGTGCTCGACGCGGCCGCGGCGCACCCGCGGTCGTTCCTCGCCGACGCCGCGGGCGTCGGCACCACCAGCTACGCCGCCGGCCCGGGCGCGGCGTTCGAGCCGGCCTTCGGTGGCCGGTCGCGGGCGGCGCACCGGCTGGCCGGCGTCGTCGAGCTGGACCTCGACGACGTCACGACGGTCCGCCGCGACGTCGACACCGCCGTGGACCTCTGGGACGCCCGCCGCCTCGGCGTGGGGCCGCGGACGACCGCGCTGCTGGCCGAACTCGACGTCGCGCTCTAGGTCCGGGCGGCGGCGAGCCGGGCGGGGCCTCGTGGCCACCGCCCGGCTCGGGTGCTGCTCGGGTGCCGCCGGGTTCAGCTGCGCGTCGACGGCGGCGTGGTGGTGCCGGGCGCCGACGTCGACGCCGGGGTGACCGGCGTGGCGGCCGCCCGCTTGGCGGGGGTCACGGTGGTCTTCTTGGCCGCGGTCGCCGTCGTCTTCTTCGCCGCGGTCGCCGTCGTCTTCTTCGCGGGCGTCGCCGTGGTCTTCTTCGCCGCGGTCGCCGTCGTCTTCTTCGCGGGCGTCGCGGTGGTCTTCTTCGCCGCGGTCGCCGTGGTCTTCTTCGCGGGCGTCGTGGCGGTCTTCTTCGCCGCCGTGGTCGTGCGGGCCGCCGTCTTCTTGGCGGTCGTGGTCTTCTTCGCCGCGGTCGCCGTCGTCTTCTTCGCCGCGGTCGCCGTGGTCTTCTTCGCGGCGGTCGTCTTGCGCGCGGCCGGGGCCGCCGTCTTCTTGGCGGCCGTCGTGGTGGTCCTGCGGGCCGGTCCGGCCGCCTTCTTCGGCGCCGCCGGACGGCTGGCCGGCACCTTGCGCGCCGTCGACGCCGCCTTCTTCGCCGGGGCCTTCGCAGCCGTCTTCGCAGCGGCCTTCGGCGCCGCGTCGTCCTTGTCGCCGCGGACGGCGTCGGCCACCTGCTTGGCGGCGCCGGACACCGAACGGGTCGCCGACTCGGCCACCGCGGCGGCCTGGGCCGGCACCAGCGACAGCGACTCGCGGACGCGGGTGCTCGCCTTCTTCACGCCCGCGACGACGTCCTGCAGCTCGTCGGCCGGGCTGAACGTGG
It encodes the following:
- a CDS encoding NAD(P)H-dependent glycerol-3-phosphate dehydrogenase; translation: MTRAAVFGAGSWGTAFALVLADAGADVTIWGRRPELCDAINATHTNPDYLPGVGLPPAIRATHDPAEAAHGTDLVVLAVPSQSLRDNLSEWAPALPSSAALVSLMKGVELGTAKRMSEVIDDVTGAGPGRIAAVSGPNLAREIAQRQPAASVVAAADDDLAKAIQRACHSPHFRPYTNHDLVGAELGGAVKNVIALAVGIAAGLGFGDNARASVITRGLAETARLGAALGADAYTFSGLAGLGDLAATCMSPLSRNRSFGEQLGRGKTVAEIVAGTRQVAEGVKSCESILDLAGRHGVDMPIVQHVTGVVRGELTPAEMVGSLLSRSAKPERHGH
- a CDS encoding lysophospholipid acyltransferase family protein, whose amino-acid sequence is MAGPSANGPAGVGFAFKFIATLIRPFLMAFTRQNWRGGENIPPGGTGVIVAGNHISHFDPLSFAHFLWDNGRATRYLAKSGVFRVPVFGRLITAAGQIPVYRESRDASQAYRAAVAAVKAGELVAIYPEGTISRDPALWPMVGKTGAARVALETGCDVIPVAQWGANHVLAPYSKRIRLLPRKTMSVVAGPPIPLDDLRGRPVDSTVLRIATDRIMAAITAQLAQIRGEVAPAERFDPKAVGLPPVGDPKQRPQEEQPEEQP
- the cofC gene encoding 2-phospho-L-lactate guanylyltransferase; this translates as MTTPQRWTIVIPVKRPEHAKTRLADAVGEHRPRFARAFAADTVQAALDCPPVARVIVVTDDDEAAASAVALGAEVVADTPDAGLNAALRHGAAVARSADASAAVATLSADLPALRPAELARVLDAAAAHPRSFLADAAGVGTTSYAAGPGAAFEPAFGGRSRAAHRLAGVVELDLDDVTTVRRDVDTAVDLWDARRLGVGPRTTALLAELDVAL
- a CDS encoding HU family DNA-binding protein: MGKKKLIDRIADGFDGNREVAQHALDSVVEGIQRSLAAGEKVAVKGLGVFDRDKDKSAKNKKKAKKRTVATFSPADELQDVVAGVKKASTRVRESLSLVPAQAAAVAESATRSVSGAAKQVADAVRGDKDDAAPKAAAKTAAKAPAKKAASTARKVPASRPAAPKKAAGPARRTTTTAAKKTAAPAARKTTAAKKTTATAAKKTTATAAKKTTTAKKTAARTTTAAKKTATTPAKKTTATAAKKTTATPAKKTTATAAKKTTATPAKKTTATAAKKTTATAAKKTTVTPAKRAAATPVTPASTSAPGTTTPPSTRS